One genomic segment of uncultured Desulfobacter sp. includes these proteins:
- the secG gene encoding preprotein translocase subunit SecG, with protein MSSIIVAIHVAVCIFLILVVLLQTGKGAEMGVSMGGAGSQALFGAAGPANILTKITTAVAIIFMITSLTLAYMSGHQSQSSVMKDVSAPTGQQEPAANE; from the coding sequence ATGTCAAGCATTATAGTGGCAATACATGTTGCAGTTTGCATTTTCCTTATACTTGTTGTGTTATTGCAGACCGGTAAAGGCGCAGAGATGGGTGTGTCTATGGGCGGCGCAGGCAGTCAAGCTCTTTTCGGAGCAGCCGGACCCGCGAACATCCTGACCAAAATCACCACAGCCGTGGCTATTATCTTCATGATCACGTCTCTGACGTTAGCCTATATGTCAGGGCATCAGTCACAGTCCAGTGTCATGAAGGACGTATCTGCACCCACAGGACAGCAGGAACCAGCAGCAAATGAATAA
- a CDS encoding LptA/OstA family protein: protein MKIVKSPICYNISPVLLLILLFLLTQVSFAAQENETADKKQPPADLKITSDKMIANKDQSMVEFMGKVKAVRADSILLADSVKVFFHTSETKKEGRSNVKRILATGNVEYTEGERKAFSDQADYDTAEEILILTGEQARLLTGKSWITGKKITLFKAQDRVVVETTEENRVEAFFDAEDQDESLDEP, encoded by the coding sequence GTGAAAATAGTCAAAAGTCCAATCTGTTATAATATTTCTCCGGTTTTATTGCTGATACTGTTGTTTCTGCTTACACAGGTATCTTTTGCAGCCCAGGAGAATGAAACCGCTGATAAAAAACAACCACCAGCTGACCTGAAAATCACTTCAGATAAAATGATTGCCAACAAAGACCAGTCCATGGTGGAATTCATGGGAAAAGTCAAGGCGGTTCGGGCGGACAGCATACTTTTGGCAGATTCGGTCAAGGTATTTTTTCATACCTCGGAAACAAAAAAGGAAGGCCGGTCAAACGTTAAACGTATCCTTGCCACGGGAAATGTGGAATATACCGAAGGGGAGCGCAAAGCATTCTCGGATCAAGCGGATTATGACACGGCAGAGGAGATACTGATACTCACCGGGGAACAAGCCCGCCTGCTTACTGGAAAAAGCTGGATCACCGGCAAAAAAATCACTCTGTTTAAGGCCCAGGACCGGGTCGTTGTGGAAACTACCGAAGAAAACAGGGTTGAAGCATTTTTTGATGCTGAAGATCAAGACGAATCTTTGGATGAACCCTGA
- the lptC gene encoding LPS export ABC transporter periplasmic protein LptC: MSSVGKKNLIRPLVIFLGLILAALGAYYYINHLLTTPITLENIEVDDKAALKLNALEQISKKNGITEWKLKAASATLLKDQNKAVLKDVNIIFYTKQNTQVHLTSNLGELDTKTHDMTFSNNVILRHQHYTLTSETLHYAKKPHIIRSDSRVAIDDEDSIIKADSMEVLLNQDMIILKGHVEGHFSENSQKSNLL; encoded by the coding sequence ATGAGCAGCGTCGGCAAAAAAAATCTGATACGGCCTCTGGTTATATTTCTAGGCCTCATCCTTGCAGCGTTAGGTGCTTACTATTACATCAACCACCTGCTCACCACGCCCATTACGCTTGAAAATATTGAAGTAGATGACAAGGCTGCGCTTAAACTCAACGCCCTTGAACAAATTTCCAAAAAAAACGGCATCACCGAATGGAAGCTCAAAGCAGCCAGTGCCACCCTGCTCAAAGACCAAAACAAGGCTGTGCTTAAAGATGTAAACATTATTTTTTATACAAAGCAAAACACACAAGTCCACCTCACATCAAATTTAGGAGAACTCGATACCAAGACCCATGACATGACCTTTTCAAATAATGTTATTCTCCGACATCAGCACTATACCCTGACAAGTGAAACATTGCATTATGCCAAAAAACCTCATATAATACGCTCCGATTCAAGGGTTGCAATTGATGATGAAGACTCCATAATAAAAGCTGACAGCATGGAGGTCTTGCTAAATCAGGATATGATCATCTTAAAAGGACACGTAGAAGGACATTTTAGTGAAAATAGTCAAAAGTCCAATCTGTTATAA
- a CDS encoding M23 family metallopeptidase produces the protein MKKTLFLIIFLVIVVPVGWVLFCKYEGDIPNADISLPSPYLKQSYEINMTATDKGAGLKHVTVSLVQKDIEKVLLNKFYPPSSILSLFSDNITLSDTFSIPVETRKYGMSDGQAVIRIVVTDYAWRKWTKGNRFYEERPVIIDTVPPRLQILTSQHNVSQGGVGLVIYKLDEENVQSGVRVGENFFPGYSGVFNDPMVITALFALDHTQGPDTRIVVEARDPGGNETKRGFYHYIKDKNFRSDTLRISDGFLESKMHDFDLGSKEAQFLTEHNPLLAKFLYINETLRQQNVETVLKVPSDTRAELMWKDRFNRLPGAANRARFADKRTYKYNGKVISHSTHLGIDLASTANAPVGAGNNGRIIMAENVGIFGNTVIIDHGLGLASLYCHLSQMNVTKGDMVKKDDIIGRTGMTGLAGGDHLHFSMMLHNVFVNPVEWWDAAWIKNNITSKIESVKAQMQ, from the coding sequence ATGAAAAAAACACTGTTTCTAATTATATTTCTGGTAATTGTTGTGCCTGTGGGATGGGTTCTGTTTTGCAAATATGAGGGAGATATACCCAACGCAGATATCAGTCTTCCCTCCCCATATTTGAAACAATCCTATGAAATAAACATGACAGCAACGGATAAAGGCGCCGGTTTAAAGCATGTCACTGTTTCCCTGGTGCAAAAAGATATTGAAAAAGTCCTTTTGAACAAATTTTACCCACCGTCTTCTATTCTGTCTTTGTTCAGTGATAATATAACACTTTCAGACACGTTCTCCATTCCCGTTGAAACACGGAAATACGGGATGAGTGACGGCCAGGCTGTTATCCGAATTGTTGTAACTGATTATGCCTGGCGTAAATGGACCAAAGGCAATCGCTTTTATGAAGAGCGGCCGGTGATCATTGATACGGTGCCGCCCCGACTTCAGATTTTGACTTCCCAGCATAATGTGTCCCAGGGCGGTGTCGGCCTGGTAATTTATAAACTTGATGAAGAAAATGTTCAAAGCGGGGTCAGGGTGGGTGAGAATTTTTTCCCCGGATATTCCGGTGTGTTTAATGACCCCATGGTGATCACAGCCCTGTTTGCCCTGGATCATACCCAGGGGCCGGATACCCGTATTGTTGTAGAAGCCCGGGACCCGGGCGGAAATGAAACCAAACGCGGGTTTTATCATTATATCAAAGATAAAAACTTCAGGTCTGACACCCTGCGCATCTCAGACGGTTTTCTCGAATCCAAAATGCATGACTTTGACCTTGGGTCCAAGGAAGCGCAATTTTTGACGGAACACAATCCTTTGCTGGCAAAATTTTTATATATTAATGAAACCCTTCGCCAGCAGAATGTGGAAACCGTACTCAAAGTGCCTTCCGACACCCGTGCCGAATTAATGTGGAAAGATCGTTTCAACCGTCTTCCCGGGGCTGCTAACCGGGCCCGGTTTGCCGATAAACGTACCTATAAATACAATGGAAAGGTCATCAGCCATTCCACCCATTTAGGCATTGATTTGGCCTCCACAGCCAATGCTCCGGTGGGTGCGGGCAACAATGGACGGATTATCATGGCGGAAAATGTGGGAATTTTCGGCAATACCGTCATTATTGACCACGGGCTTGGCCTTGCCAGCCTTTATTGTCATTTAAGCCAGATGAACGTGACCAAAGGCGATATGGTAAAAAAGGATGACATCATTGGCCGTACCGGCATGACCGGGCTTGCCGGCGGCGATCATCTGCATTTTTCCATGATGCTCCACAATGTGTTTGTCAACCCCGTGGAATGGTGGGATGCGGCTTGGATAAAAAACAACATTACTTCAAAAATTGAGTCTGTTAAAGCACAGATGCAATAA
- the lptB gene encoding LPS export ABC transporter ATP-binding protein: protein MSRLVLENLVKTYGGKTVVDQVSLNVDQGQVTGLLGPNGAGKTTTFYMTVGMIRPEKGTVHLDGEDITQYPMYVRARKGIGYLPQETSIFKKLTVRENITAILEVIDKKDTDIHQKAESLMEELGILTLAGQKAASLSGGERRRLEISRVLATDPLFILLDEPFAGIDPLAVIDIQQIISQLTDKGIGILISDHNVRETLGVCDTAYIMSRGVVMESGPPEKIISSKVAKRIYLGDNFRL, encoded by the coding sequence ATGAGCCGACTGGTACTGGAAAACCTTGTAAAGACCTATGGCGGTAAAACCGTAGTGGATCAGGTCAGCCTGAACGTGGACCAGGGCCAGGTAACCGGGCTTTTAGGACCCAACGGTGCCGGCAAAACCACCACCTTCTATATGACCGTGGGCATGATCCGCCCCGAAAAAGGCACGGTTCATCTTGACGGGGAAGACATAACCCAGTACCCCATGTATGTCAGGGCCAGAAAGGGCATTGGTTACCTGCCCCAGGAAACTTCGATATTTAAAAAACTGACCGTCAGGGAAAATATAACGGCCATTTTGGAGGTTATTGACAAAAAAGACACGGACATCCACCAAAAAGCCGAAAGCCTGATGGAAGAACTTGGGATATTGACCTTGGCCGGGCAAAAGGCTGCATCCCTGTCCGGTGGAGAGAGGCGACGTCTGGAAATTTCAAGGGTGCTTGCCACAGATCCTTTGTTCATCCTTCTTGACGAACCCTTTGCCGGCATTGATCCTTTGGCTGTCATTGATATCCAGCAAATCATATCCCAGCTCACGGACAAAGGTATCGGGATATTGATTTCCGACCATAATGTCAGGGAAACATTAGGTGTATGCGACACAGCTTATATCATGAGTCGGGGCGTCGTTATGGAATCAGGGCCGCCGGAAAAAATTATTTCGAGCAAAGTAGCCAAACGAATTTATTTGGGAGATAACTTTAGACTTTAA
- the kdsA gene encoding 3-deoxy-8-phosphooctulonate synthase, whose amino-acid sequence MTNFFFDLTGNNPNCFFLIAGPCVIENLETSLSIAKHLKQVTRDLGIPYIFKASYDKANRTSIQSFRGPGPERGLEILKQIKTELDIPVISDIHLPDQAEKAAQILDIIQIPAFLCRQTDLILAACRTGKPVNIKKGQFLAPADCRNIIEKAKSTGNQDIAITERGTSFGYNNLVVDFRSIHILRELGMPVIFDATHSVQLPGGSGNASAGERQFVAPLARAAVACGAHGLFMETHPDPDNALCDGPNSIPLDQMKNLLTHLINIRKAAGQSL is encoded by the coding sequence ATGACAAACTTTTTTTTTGACCTGACCGGAAACAACCCAAATTGTTTTTTTCTAATTGCCGGGCCTTGCGTTATTGAGAATTTAGAGACAAGCCTTAGCATTGCAAAACACCTGAAACAGGTCACAAGGGATTTAGGTATTCCTTATATTTTTAAAGCCTCCTATGACAAGGCCAACCGCACGTCCATCCAGTCATTCAGGGGTCCTGGCCCAGAACGTGGCCTTGAAATCTTAAAACAGATTAAAACCGAACTGGACATCCCTGTTATTTCTGATATTCACTTGCCCGACCAGGCCGAAAAAGCGGCACAAATTCTTGATATTATACAAATCCCAGCGTTTTTATGCCGCCAGACCGACCTGATTTTAGCCGCCTGCAGGACAGGTAAACCCGTGAACATCAAGAAGGGCCAGTTTCTTGCGCCGGCCGACTGCCGAAATATTATTGAAAAAGCCAAATCCACAGGCAACCAGGACATTGCCATTACGGAACGCGGCACCAGTTTTGGGTATAACAACCTTGTGGTGGATTTTAGATCCATACATATTTTACGGGAACTGGGCATGCCCGTAATTTTTGATGCCACCCACAGTGTTCAGCTTCCCGGAGGCAGCGGCAATGCATCGGCAGGAGAAAGACAGTTTGTCGCCCCCCTTGCCAGGGCCGCAGTGGCCTGCGGTGCCCACGGCCTGTTCATGGAAACCCACCCTGATCCGGACAACGCCCTGTGCGACGGACCGAACTCCATCCCCCTGGATCAAATGAAAAATCTTTTGACCCATCTGATCAATATTAGAAAAGCTGCAGGACAGTCCCTATGA
- the gap gene encoding type I glyceraldehyde-3-phosphate dehydrogenase, translating into MTVKIGINGFGRIGRMVFRAALENDAIEVTAINDLTDTETIAYLLQYDSVHGRLGKEVSHGDGFIAVDGKQIWITAFNDPAQIAWADTGVDIVLECTGLFRNRETAGKHLESGAKKVIISAPAKDPDVTIVMGVNHEDYDPGAHHILSNASCTTNCLAPVAKVLLENFGIVCGLMTTIHSYTGDQRLLDFPHKDLRRARAAALSMIPTTTGAAKAVSLVLPELEGKLNGLAVRVPTPNVSLVDLVITTEKKELTKTVVNQALKKASETNLKGYLGYLDKPLVSIDHNSCPLSSIVDASCTDVINGEMVKIFSWYDNEAGYSHRMVDLAAMVGNAL; encoded by the coding sequence ATGACTGTAAAAATAGGAATTAACGGATTTGGCAGAATTGGGCGCATGGTCTTTCGAGCTGCTTTGGAAAATGATGCAATTGAAGTTACGGCCATCAACGATCTAACAGATACCGAAACCATTGCCTATCTGCTCCAATATGACTCTGTCCACGGTCGCTTAGGCAAGGAGGTCAGCCATGGCGATGGGTTCATTGCCGTGGATGGAAAACAGATCTGGATAACTGCGTTTAACGATCCTGCCCAGATTGCCTGGGCGGATACCGGTGTGGATATTGTCCTGGAATGTACAGGCCTTTTCAGAAACCGGGAGACTGCAGGCAAGCATCTTGAGAGCGGGGCCAAAAAAGTCATTATTTCAGCGCCAGCCAAGGACCCGGATGTCACCATTGTCATGGGTGTAAACCATGAAGATTACGATCCCGGTGCCCATCATATCCTGTCCAATGCCTCCTGCACCACTAACTGCCTGGCACCTGTTGCCAAGGTACTGCTGGAAAATTTTGGGATTGTGTGCGGTCTTATGACCACGATCCACTCTTACACAGGAGACCAGCGCCTGCTTGATTTCCCGCATAAGGATCTGCGCCGGGCAAGGGCAGCCGCTCTGTCCATGATCCCCACCACCACAGGTGCCGCCAAAGCGGTTTCCCTGGTATTACCCGAGCTTGAAGGCAAACTTAACGGCCTTGCCGTGAGAGTCCCCACACCCAATGTATCCCTTGTGGATCTGGTGATCACCACCGAAAAAAAGGAACTGACCAAGACGGTGGTCAACCAAGCCCTTAAAAAGGCATCTGAAACCAACCTGAAAGGGTATCTGGGCTATCTTGACAAACCCCTGGTATCCATTGACCACAACTCCTGCCCACTTTCTTCCATTGTTGATGCCTCCTGTACAGATGTTATCAACGGAGAGATGGTAAAAATATTTTCATGGTACGACAACGAGGCGGGTTACTCACACCGCATGGTTGATCTGGCCGCCATGGTGGGCAATGCCCTTTAA
- a CDS encoding PTS sugar transporter subunit IIA → MTGILIVTHANLGATLIETLEFILGEKQKKLESISMDIKQDPENLRKKIKHGIKNVQCENGVIILTDMFGGTPSNLAYAFLEEGKVEVISGVNLPILLKAVTSREKMGIKALTSTLIEHGKKSISLASDILKGTSRSLS, encoded by the coding sequence ATGACAGGAATTTTAATTGTCACCCATGCAAATCTGGGTGCAACATTGATTGAAACCTTGGAATTTATTCTGGGGGAAAAGCAGAAAAAACTTGAATCCATATCCATGGACATCAAACAGGATCCGGAAAATTTACGAAAAAAAATTAAACATGGAATTAAAAATGTTCAATGCGAAAATGGGGTTATTATTTTAACCGACATGTTCGGTGGGACACCTTCAAACCTAGCCTATGCCTTTCTTGAAGAAGGAAAGGTAGAGGTGATTTCAGGTGTCAATCTGCCCATTCTTCTCAAAGCCGTGACATCCCGGGAAAAGATGGGGATCAAAGCATTGACTTCAACCCTGATTGAACACGGGAAAAAAAGCATTTCCCTTGCCAGCGACATCCTGAAAGGGACCAGTCGCTCCTTATCCTAA
- the raiA gene encoding ribosome-associated translation inhibitor RaiA, whose protein sequence is MQITITFKKIEASDSLKSYVDKKFKRFDKMLEGPAEASVVLSVEKIRHIAEITLTSGALNIHAKEASESMYATIDILADKVKGQITKHKEKVKKHMSGNKSSLTDTREFSIEEPLPGNVVDIIEEPLETKPMDIEDAVIELETGKKSFYAFVNARTEQVNVIYKHNNGKLGLIAPQG, encoded by the coding sequence ATGCAGATCACCATCACGTTCAAAAAAATAGAGGCATCCGATTCCCTGAAATCCTACGTAGATAAAAAATTTAAACGGTTTGACAAAATGCTGGAAGGTCCGGCCGAGGCCAGTGTGGTCCTAAGCGTTGAAAAAATAAGACATATTGCCGAAATCACCTTAACCAGCGGGGCGCTTAACATCCATGCAAAGGAAGCGTCCGAAAGCATGTATGCCACAATTGACATACTGGCAGATAAAGTCAAAGGTCAGATCACAAAACATAAAGAAAAAGTCAAAAAACACATGTCAGGCAACAAGTCAAGCCTGACCGATACCCGGGAATTCAGCATAGAGGAACCATTACCCGGAAACGTAGTTGATATTATTGAAGAACCCCTTGAAACAAAACCCATGGATATTGAGGATGCGGTGATTGAACTGGAAACGGGCAAAAAATCTTTTTATGCATTTGTGAATGCCCGCACAGAACAGGTCAATGTAATTTATAAACATAATAACGGAAAACTGGGATTAATCGCTCCCCAAGGATAG
- the tpiA gene encoding triose-phosphate isomerase, giving the protein MTKTAIRTPLIAGNWKMYKTGTQAVAAAKQLADLSKGVDGVDIMIAPTTLSLPLVAAAIGKDSQVRLGAQNIYPGTEGAFTGEVSGQMIKDAGADYVIIGHSERRQYFGETDESVGFKIRAALDAELIPVMCIGETESQREAGKTFFILDKQISDGLKGFDLGDLDTLVLAYEPVWAIGTGKTAGPDQVKDVHDFLRHLIKKKYAEGLATKIRILYGGSVKPGNIKDLMQIEDVDGALVGGASLNPEEFNKIIRF; this is encoded by the coding sequence ATGACAAAAACTGCGATAAGAACACCATTGATTGCCGGTAATTGGAAAATGTACAAAACCGGTACCCAGGCTGTTGCTGCGGCAAAACAGCTGGCAGACTTAAGCAAGGGAGTGGATGGCGTTGATATTATGATTGCTCCCACAACACTATCGTTGCCCCTGGTGGCAGCGGCTATAGGTAAAGACTCCCAGGTCCGGCTGGGGGCGCAGAACATTTATCCGGGCACGGAAGGGGCGTTTACCGGTGAAGTGTCCGGTCAGATGATCAAAGATGCCGGTGCAGATTACGTCATTATCGGCCACTCCGAACGTAGACAATACTTTGGTGAAACCGATGAAAGTGTCGGATTTAAAATTCGTGCAGCCCTTGATGCAGAACTTATCCCGGTGATGTGCATCGGAGAGACGGAAAGCCAGCGGGAAGCTGGTAAAACTTTTTTTATCCTTGACAAACAGATATCAGATGGGTTAAAAGGCTTTGATCTTGGTGATCTTGATACCTTGGTCCTGGCCTATGAACCGGTATGGGCGATTGGTACCGGAAAAACTGCCGGACCGGATCAGGTTAAAGATGTGCATGATTTCTTGCGACACCTGATAAAGAAAAAATACGCAGAAGGTCTGGCGACAAAAATCCGGATTTTATACGGCGGATCAGTAAAACCCGGCAACATTAAAGACCTGATGCAAATTGAAGATGTTGATGGTGCATTGGTTGGCGGTGCAAGCCTGAACCCGGAAGAATTTAATAAAATTATTAGGTTTTAG
- a CDS encoding HAD-IIIA family hydrolase: MTTQLADIRLLLLDVDGVLTDGSITYTDTGEQIKSFNVKDGLGIHLLMEAGINVGIVTARVSGALRHRCDNLGITLVFDGTRDKAKALESISESTQISTAHMAFMGDDLIDLPAMVRAGFAVTVADAPAEVKTRADMITDLPGGKGAVRQVCEAILKAKGLWETSVSRFLS; encoded by the coding sequence ATGACAACACAATTGGCAGACATCCGGCTGCTGCTTTTAGATGTGGACGGAGTGCTCACAGACGGTAGCATTACATATACGGATACAGGTGAACAGATCAAAAGCTTTAACGTCAAAGACGGCCTTGGCATCCATCTGCTCATGGAGGCAGGCATTAATGTCGGGATTGTCACGGCAAGAGTCTCCGGAGCCCTGCGCCACCGGTGCGACAATCTGGGCATCACCCTGGTTTTTGACGGCACCCGGGACAAGGCCAAGGCATTAGAATCCATATCTGAAAGCACTCAAATCAGCACCGCACATATGGCATTCATGGGAGATGATCTTATAGACCTGCCCGCCATGGTCCGGGCAGGATTTGCCGTTACCGTGGCCGACGCCCCTGCTGAAGTTAAAACCCGGGCAGATATGATTACGGATCTTCCCGGGGGCAAAGGCGCTGTCCGCCAGGTCTGTGAAGCCATCCTCAAAGCCAAAGGCCTTTGGGAAACGTCCGTTTCAAGGTTTCTGTCATGA
- the rapZ gene encoding RNase adapter RapZ, with protein MEPLKVYIITGISGSGKTTVAQAFEDASFYCIDNMPMELVPKVLELPLRENSKVKGAAFVMDMRSKTFLKTFVSGVSALEEIGVSPVIIFLEADDQTLVKRFSQTRRHHPLDNGKNLLDSIRVEKQGMAAIRKLAHQIIDTSNFNVHQLKAEIQRLVSKDTGAENVMKLNIMSFGYKYGIPVDADIVVDLRFLTNPYFVPELRAHNGESDAVKAFVLKNPETKTFLKKYNNLIDYLIPLYKKENKAYLTLALGCTGGRHRSVAISRAIFERLIKKDLNPSLRHRDIDRDIKDI; from the coding sequence ATGGAACCCCTCAAGGTTTATATCATCACCGGCATTTCAGGTTCCGGAAAAACAACCGTTGCCCAGGCATTTGAAGATGCGTCCTTTTACTGTATTGACAACATGCCCATGGAACTTGTACCGAAGGTGCTCGAACTGCCTTTAAGGGAAAATTCCAAGGTCAAGGGTGCCGCTTTTGTCATGGATATGCGGTCAAAAACCTTTTTAAAAACATTTGTTTCAGGCGTATCTGCTTTAGAGGAAATAGGGGTTTCTCCGGTCATCATCTTTCTTGAAGCCGACGACCAGACCCTTGTCAAACGGTTCAGCCAGACCCGCAGGCACCACCCCCTGGATAACGGAAAAAACCTTTTGGACAGCATAAGGGTTGAAAAACAGGGCATGGCCGCCATCCGCAAGCTTGCCCACCAAATCATTGACACTTCGAATTTCAATGTGCATCAACTTAAAGCAGAAATACAGCGTCTTGTATCCAAGGATACGGGTGCCGAAAACGTCATGAAACTGAATATCATGTCCTTTGGCTACAAATACGGAATTCCTGTGGATGCGGATATTGTGGTGGATCTGCGATTTCTGACCAATCCTTATTTTGTGCCTGAACTTAGAGCCCATAACGGTGAGTCCGATGCGGTAAAAGCTTTTGTCCTAAAAAATCCGGAGACAAAAACCTTTTTAAAAAAATATAACAATCTTATCGATTATCTCATTCCTTTATACAAAAAAGAGAATAAAGCATATCTAACACTTGCATTGGGATGTACCGGTGGACGCCACCGTAGTGTCGCCATATCCAGGGCCATATTTGAACGGCTGATTAAAAAGGATCTGAACCCAAGCTTGCGGCACAGAGATATTGATAGAGACATAAAAGACATCTAA
- the rpoN gene encoding RNA polymerase factor sigma-54, translating into MELGLQQSLALTQQLVMTPQLQQAIKLLQLSRLELADMIQQEMEQNPALEEISIDETPDKAITAQETETRETETEAPVKEVTIEERVRSDTDWENYINEYNSTGRLYMESENSETPNYEAFTSEKQTLEAHLKWQLMLSDLPEEKETLGHIIIGNLNRDGYLCADVEELAQTAQTDIQTVEEVLALLQTFDPPGVCARNLCETLLIQIRQLGIKNEIITQIITHHLKNLENRNSKKIAKALKISVEDVRAAVKIIQFLEPKPGRKFATEEPAYITPDIYVYKVGDDFKIVMNDDGLPKLRISKFYREAVATGKKIPKETKTYLNEKMQSASWLIKSIHQRQKTIYLVMESIIKFQREFFEKGIAYLRPLILKDIAEDIEMHESTISRVTTNKYAYTPQGLFELKYFFNSSIERGDGPSMASASVKERIKQLIDNEDPNAPLSDDKIAAILQESDIQIARRTVAKYRKVLNILPSNKRKQL; encoded by the coding sequence ATGGAACTTGGATTACAACAAAGCCTTGCACTGACCCAGCAACTGGTCATGACACCCCAGCTCCAGCAGGCGATTAAACTGCTTCAGCTGTCCCGGCTTGAACTTGCCGACATGATCCAGCAGGAAATGGAGCAAAATCCGGCCCTTGAAGAAATCTCCATTGATGAGACCCCTGACAAAGCCATTACGGCCCAAGAAACCGAAACCCGAGAAACGGAAACCGAAGCCCCTGTCAAGGAAGTCACTATTGAAGAGCGAGTGCGCTCGGATACGGACTGGGAAAATTATATCAATGAATACAACTCCACTGGTAGGCTCTACATGGAGTCTGAAAACAGTGAAACACCCAATTACGAAGCATTCACATCCGAGAAACAAACCCTTGAAGCACATCTGAAGTGGCAGCTGATGCTTTCGGATTTGCCGGAGGAAAAGGAAACCCTTGGTCACATCATCATCGGTAACTTGAACCGGGATGGATATTTATGCGCCGATGTGGAGGAGTTAGCCCAGACTGCCCAGACCGACATCCAAACTGTTGAAGAGGTGTTGGCGCTGCTTCAGACCTTTGACCCCCCCGGGGTGTGTGCCAGAAACCTGTGCGAGACACTTTTAATTCAAATCCGGCAGCTTGGAATTAAAAACGAAATCATCACCCAAATCATTACACATCATCTAAAAAATCTTGAAAACAGGAACAGTAAAAAAATTGCCAAAGCCCTTAAAATTTCCGTTGAAGATGTACGGGCCGCAGTCAAAATCATCCAGTTCCTTGAACCCAAACCCGGCAGGAAATTTGCCACAGAAGAACCCGCCTACATCACCCCCGACATATACGTTTATAAAGTCGGGGATGATTTTAAAATTGTTATGAACGATGACGGCCTTCCCAAATTAAGAATTTCAAAATTTTACAGGGAAGCTGTGGCCACCGGCAAAAAGATTCCCAAGGAAACCAAAACCTATCTCAATGAAAAGATGCAGTCCGCCTCCTGGCTGATAAAATCCATTCACCAGCGCCAGAAAACAATTTACCTGGTTATGGAAAGCATCATAAAATTTCAAAGGGAATTTTTTGAAAAAGGCATCGCCTATCTACGGCCTTTGATCTTAAAAGACATTGCCGAAGATATTGAAATGCATGAATCCACGATCAGCCGGGTGACCACAAACAAATATGCGTACACCCCCCAGGGACTGTTTGAATTAAAATATTTTTTCAACAGTTCCATAGAACGGGGGGACGGGCCTTCCATGGCATCGGCCAGTGTCAAAGAGAGAATAAAACAACTCATTGATAATGAAGATCCCAATGCTCCTTTAAGTGATGATAAAATCGCCGCAATTCTGCAGGAATCAGACATTCAGATTGCCCGGCGAACCGTGGCAAAATACAGAAAAGTACTTAACATTCTGCCGTCCAACAAACGCAAACAACTGTAG
- a CDS encoding PTS sugar transporter subunit IIA: MKISDILKLDAIIADLKAKNKSEIIKELSQAVAPVAGAEAEDVAAVLMEREYLGSTGIGGGIAIPHGKLETVKSIAVGFGRSIKGIEFDSLDNRPVHLFFLLLTPEHSTGGHLKVLAQISKLLKMDQFKERLLSADSTEQIHQIILENDEEF; encoded by the coding sequence ATGAAAATCAGTGATATTCTAAAGCTGGACGCCATAATCGCAGATCTGAAAGCCAAAAACAAATCAGAGATCATAAAAGAACTGTCCCAGGCCGTTGCACCAGTTGCCGGAGCCGAAGCCGAAGATGTTGCAGCCGTCCTGATGGAACGGGAATACTTAGGCTCGACAGGCATCGGCGGCGGCATTGCCATACCCCACGGCAAACTGGAAACGGTTAAATCCATTGCTGTGGGATTTGGACGCAGTATCAAAGGAATTGAATTTGATTCTTTGGATAATCGTCCGGTCCATCTTTTTTTTCTGCTTTTAACACCCGAGCATTCCACAGGGGGCCATTTGAAGGTTCTTGCCCAGATATCCAAGCTACTGAAAATGGATCAGTTTAAAGAGCGCCTTTTATCGGCAGATTCAACAGAACAGATTCATCAGATCATTCTGGAAAATGACGAAGAATTTTAA